One genomic window of Solanum dulcamara chromosome 12, daSolDulc1.2, whole genome shotgun sequence includes the following:
- the LOC129875704 gene encoding transcription factor RSL3-like, with amino-acid sequence MEPVSEEEWSGMYSTDQEAYFMAQLLWQPNNIDNTTTSMYFSSYNGCSGSQFSLPSHESYYQSHVRSILTRNGSSITKEHSMVEGENTSSPSQVPTNYNLIEVDDFLNQDVSNDSMESGENIPKDVLQLGRDVELVRKLLQDKVLDSPPERSKQKRCRGLLEDVPKNKRSVKLKKTREIDGENKAALQRQNSISCCSEDESINVPKSRACRGSATDPQTLYARKRRERINQRLRILQSLVPNGTKVDISTMLEEAVQYINFLQLQIKLLSSDDLWMYAPIAYNGMDIGLNLKIGTPKS; translated from the exons ATGGAGCCTGTATCTGAAGAGGAATGGAGTGGAATGTATTCCACTGATCAGGAGGCTTATTTCATGGCTCAGTTGCTTTGGCAGCCTAATAACATTGACAATACTACTACTTCAATGTATTTTTCTAGTTATAATGGTTGTAGTGGTTCTCAATTTTCCCTTCCAAGTCATGAAAGCTACTACCAGAGTCATGTTCGGTCAATCTTGACGAGAAATGGAAGTTCAATAACAAAGGAACATAGTATGGTGGAAGGTGAAAACACAAGTTCACCCTCTCAGGTGCCTACTAATTACAATCTAATTGAAGTGGATGACTTCCTCAACCAAGATGTGAGCAATGATAGCATGGAGTCTGGTGAAAACATTCCTAAAGATGTATTGCAGCTAGGAAGAGATGTTGAACTAGTGCGAAAACTTCTGCAAGACAAAGTACTGGATAGTCCACCAGAGAGATCTAAACAAAAGAGATGCCGCGGGTTGCTTGAGGAT GTCCCAAAGAACAAGAGAAGCGTAAAGCTGAAAAAGACTAGAGAGATTGATGGGGAAAACAAGGCTGCACTGCAGAGGCAGAACTCTATTAGTTGCTGCTCAGAAGATGAATCTATTAATGTACCTAAATCAAGAGCTTGCAGAGGTTCAGCAACTGACCCCCAGACCTTGTATGCAAGG aaaagaagagagagaattAATCAAAGATTGAGGATCTTGCAGAGTCTAGTCCCTAATGGAACCAAG GTTGATATTAGCACCATGCTTGAAGAGGCAGTCCAGTATATCAATTTTTTGCAACTTCAAATTAAA CTTTTGAGCTCTGATGACCTATGGATGTATGCTCCGATTGCGTACAACGGAATGGACATTGGCCTAAATCTGAAGATAGGAACTCCAAAATCATAA
- the LOC129877107 gene encoding uncharacterized protein LOC129877107 encodes MVFENLLLYLYSLIITQIGLFWLVTLVVGSYQSLYMKIMASLKSGVLVKFLEDMKIGGNASDDEKTILLQIRSIIPVLEEGDLWPNRGFYLKVSDISHAIYVSLPQEQNEMILANQLKLGQFIYVKKLEDAHPFPLIRGVTPLPGRRPCVGTPQDIDSVANVMNILQASNSDCIVEKTVISENKIIEIPSNSRKLARRLSDSDGFKNKNDHLESKSKGKFRSLSASKFRSSDKTVGLDCTAKRSDSERRNSHLFREIQKRKKRSFDIDSDTESILSLVSFSSHNSKRRSWNESEILEVKEIFDSSVVKHDIRPPRSHSPTVSSVRSVRYDSSDDNSSSIPRRRGVGSAKKMKSSTKSKASFSKINCEQASETIDRFANDRQGAETGISWDSLPSSLVKLGKEVVKQRDIALVAATDSLQEACAAERLLNSLSKFSEFHLAEQDDLQPHVDNFFDLQDDMAQTRLILQSLTNISPLRTSGEAAHSTYNTSSVKEALTIAVQRKKNSSMWIKSAVALDLSPCSTVLNPIRNTMAVTNTPKKSSISNRSTKPNGSYIIKSHRNTDEIPFLLSSDKDEQPDWTRGSTMPTATFLASSLQNECRKLFLGHVEKYLDEVEIKASSMVVDSQIAEMMYKVKRVNDWLDMIINKEANAGKDGSFDDSEIEVCQKVRNKIYGILLKYVERTAMAFGSSS; translated from the exons ATGGTTTTTGAGAAccttcttttatatttatatagcCTTATTATTACCCAAATTGGATTGTTTTGGTTAGTAACCTTGGTAGTGGGTTCTTATCAATCTTTGTACATGAAAATCATGGCGTCTTTGAAGTCTGGTGTTCTTGTAAAGTTTCTTGAAGATATGAAAATTGGAGGTAATGCCTCCGATGATGAAAAAACCATATTGTTGCAAATCAGAAGCATCATTCCTGTCCTTGAAGAAGGCGATCTTTGGCCTAACAGAGGATTTTACCTCAAAGTTTCAGATATTTCTCATGCAATATATGTTTCTTTGCCCCAAGAGCAAAATGAGATGATTCTTGCAAATCAATTGAAATTAGGTCAATTCATTTATGTAAAAAAATTGGAGGATGCTCACCCTTTTCCGTTGATAAGGGGCGTAACGCCTCTCCCTGGTAGGCGCCCATGTGTGGGAACCCCTCAAGACATTGATTCCGTTGCAAATGTAATGAACATTCTTCAGGCATCTAATTCTGATTGTATTGTTGAAAAAACTGTAATTTCtgagaataaaataattgaaatccCTTCCAATTCACGAAAATTGGCTCGTAGATTATCTGATTCTGATGGGTTTAAGAACAAAAATGATCATTTGGAAAGTAAATCTAAAGGCAAATTTCGCTCTCTCAGTGCTTCAAAatttcgttcaagtgacaagaCGGTGGGCTTGGATTGCACTGCTAAAAGATCTGATAGTGAGAGGAGAAATTCTCATCTTTTTCGGGAaatacaaaaaagaaagaaaagatctTTTGACATTGACAGTGATACAGAGAGCATATTGTCATTGGTCTCATTTTCGTCTCATAATTCAAAGAGAAGAAGTTGGAATGAGTCGGAGATTTTGGAAGTTAAAGAAATTTTCGATTCTTCAGTTGTCAAGCACGATATCAGACCACCTCGTAGTCACAGTCCAACT GTTTCGTCAGTTCGTTCTGTAAGGTATGATAGCTCCGATGACAATTCAAGTTCAATACCAAGAAGAAGAGGAGTAGGCTCTGCAAAGAAAATGAAGAGTTCCACTAAGAGCAAAGCTTCTTTCTCAAAGATAAACTGTGAGCAAGCCTCAGAGACAATTGACCGCTTTGCTAATGACAGACAAGGGGCAGAAACTGGTATATCATGGGACTCACTCCCCTCGAGCTTGGTGAAGCTTGGAAAG GAGGTTGTAAAGCAAAGAGACATCGCTCTGGTTGCAGCTACTGATTCTTTGCAAGAAGCGTGTGCAGCTGAGAGGTTGCTCAATTCCTTAAG CAAGTTTTCAGAGTTCCATTTAGCTGAACAAGATGATCTCCAGCCTCatgttgataatttttttgatcTTCAAGATGACATGGCTCAGACACGATTAATATTACAGTCACTTACAAATATAAGTCCACTTAGAACTTCAGGAGAAGCTGCTCATTCAACTTATAACACCAGTTCAGTTAAGGAAGCATTGACCATTGCAGTTCAGAGAAAGAAAAATTCATCCATGTGGATAAAATCTGCTGTGGCTCTTGATCTTTCACCATGCTCCACTGTTCTCAATCCAATCCGTAACACTATGGCTGTCACCAATACGCCGAAGAAGTCAAGCATATCAAATCGAAGTACCAAACCTAATGGGTCATATATTATCAAATCACATAGGAACACTGATGAGATTCCCTTCTTATTGTCGTCTGACAAAGATGAGCAGCCTGACTGGACTAGAGGAAGCACAATGCCTACAGCCACTTTCCTAGCTTCTTCATTGCAGAACGAGTGTAGAAAATTGTTTTTGGGACATGTAGAGAAGTACCTAGATGAGGTTGAAATAAAAGCCTCTTCAATGGTAGTAGATAGTCAAATAGCAGAAATGATGTATAAGGTGAAGAGAGTCAATGATTGGTTAGATATGATAATCAATAAGGAGGCGAATGCTGGAAAGGATGGAAGCTTCGATGATTCAGAAATTGAAGTTTGTCAAAAGGTAAGGAACAAAATATATGGGATCTTACTGAAGTATGTTGAGAGAACTGCTATGGCTTTTGGAAGTAGCAGTTAA